The following proteins are co-located in the Acanthochromis polyacanthus isolate Apoly-LR-REF ecotype Palm Island chromosome 7, KAUST_Apoly_ChrSc, whole genome shotgun sequence genome:
- the LOC110957979 gene encoding L-serine dehydratase/L-threonine deaminase, with protein sequence MKTQQHLHVATPVRQSLALTKVAGTSVYLKLDSSQPTGSFKIRGIGHLCKTWAERGCERFVCCSGGNAGMAAAYSARQLGVPATIVVPSVTPNLTVERLKDEGATVVIHGKALNESIEYGQQLVANNPGWIFISPFDDPLIWEGHTSLVKELEQDLREKPGAIVLSVGGGGLLNGVVEGLRRAGWADVPIVAMETIGAHSLNAAMKAGKLVTLPAIASVATTLGLTRVSAQTMKLVGEHTVFSEVVTDQEAVKAVERFVDDEKVLVEPACGAALAAVYSDIIKRLQDDSKLAPQLGPVVVVVCGGNNISMEQLKRLKKQLGVF encoded by the exons ATGAAGACCCAGCAACATCTTCATGTGGCCACTCCAGTGAGGCAAAGCCTTGCCCTCACCAAAGTCGCTGGGACCTCTGTTTATCTCAAGCTGGATTCATCTCAGCCGACTGGGTCCTTTAAGATCAGGGGCATCGGACACCTCTGcaaaact TGGGCAGAGCGAGGATGTGAGCGATTTGTCTGCTGTTCAG GAGGAAATGCTGGCATGGCAGCAGCTTATTCTGCCCGGCAGCTTGGGGTTCCTGCCACTATAGTCGTGCCAAGTGTCACACCAAACCTGACAGTGGAGAGGCTGAAGGACGAGGGGGCCACGGTGGTCATCCACGGAAAG gcTCTAAATGAAAGCATCGAATACGGACAGCAGCTCGTGGCAAACAACCCCGGCTGGATATTCATCTCTCCCTTCGATGATCCCCTCATCTG ggAAGGCCACACGTCTCTGGTGAAGGAGTTGGAGCAGGACCTGAGGGAGAAGCCGGGAGCCATCGTGCTGTCGGTGGGAGGCGGAGGCCTGCTGAACGGGGTGGTGGAGGGGCTGCGTCGCGCCGGCTGGGCTGACGTGCCCATTGTAGCCATGGAAACCATTGGAGCACACAGCCTCAATGCAGCCATGAAGGCAGGAAAGCTCGTCACTTTACCTGCAATCGCTAG TGTTGCGACTACACTGGGCCTCACAAGAGTGTCTGCACAGACAATGAAGCTGGTGGGAGAGCATACGGTTTTCTCAGAAGTAGTCACAGACCAGGAGGCTGTAAAAGCTGTCGAACGCTTTGTAG ATGATGAGAAGGTCCTGGTGGAGCCGGCCTGTGGAGCCGCTCTGGCAGCTGTGTACAGTGACATTATCAAAAGGCTGCAGGATGACAGCAAGCTGGCGCCGCAGCTGGGCCCGGTGGTCGTTGTGGTGTGTGGAGGCAACAACATCAGCATGGAGCAGCTGAAGAGGCTGAAAAAACAGCTCGGTGTTTTCTAG